A stretch of DNA from Takifugu rubripes chromosome 15, fTakRub1.2, whole genome shotgun sequence:
CGGTTCACAGTTTAACCACGTGAGAGAAAAGACGCTCTGGTTTCCAGTTGACTGTAGAAGGgttattttaattttcaagCTGGAAAATGACCCGATTTCACTTTCATTCACCGCAttttcctctttcagccctCAACgtttatagaaacacacaagGCCCCGGTATCCATAATGTCATGATTTTCAGCACAATAATTTATTCTTTCCATGTTCTCCAGATGACATGATGGCTGCCAGCCCAGGCCTTCCCCTTCCCCTGACGATCGTCTGCCTGGTCTTCATCAGAGGTTTGTCATTCCTTCCAACAACGCCGGGACACACGAGGGCCCACTGGCTAAGCTCGGAGGATTACTCTCAGTATGGCGACGATGTCACCACTGTGTTACCTAGCATGCCGGCCCCAGATGGAGGGCCCCTTAAGCCATGTGACTACAAGCCTTGTCTGGAGAATCAGGTCCCCTGTTCTCAACTAGCAGCCTCCACCAGATGTTTGTGCCCGGGCTTCACTTTACACAGCGAGGTTCCGGATGCCCCTGATCTCAGAACGGTGTCCTGGAACGGGTCAGAGGTCGTGGTCCGGTGGTGCGCACCCTACTCATACGTCACAGCGTATCATGTGACAATaggggggcaggagaggaggaagtttGGGAAGGATCAGCGGAGCGGCGGCGTGGGCAAGGTTGAAGACGTGTCCATGGTGTGCCTGGTGGCAGTGAACGACGCTGGAAAGAGCCAGGCGTCCTGTAAGATGTACCAGTACAGACAcagcagcctgagcctgagAGCGGGACTCATCGGGGGCGCTCtgggcctcctgctgctcatcttGCTGCTGGTTTTACTCTGGAGATACAAGAGGCAAAGAAAACAGCAGGCCAGCATCACTATGCACAACATAGCAGCGACACagtgaagagcagaggaaagCAAAGCTGGACGCTGGCAGGGATGAGGCCGTCCCACGAGACTCTTCAGACTCTTTTCTGAGACTATATCTTAGCTTTTCTGCACAGAATCCCTTCTGAGTGTGCACGAGGGAAAAAACACCCCTTGATTTTAATGCCtgattattcttttatttttttaaatattctctgGTGGCTTGTTTGAGGATGTATGCGTGACTCAAAAGAGGGCTGCAGGCTCACTTTGAGAGATTCCTGGAAACCAAAAATGTTGTAAGAGAGATGATGTAAAGAAATTCTTCTTACTGGATTTCAAACTGCAGCTTGGACTGCTTTGAAATATTAGCCGTTAGGATTGCTAGAAACCTCCCAGCATGCCGTCCCTGCAGGAAGCTACTCGAGCAAAGCAGCTTATTGTAGAAAGGATCCTGAGTTAATGGGATAAAACTGGCAAAAGCACCAATATATGTGATTTaagtatttattatttaatttcagAGACTTGAACGAAACTCCGCTTCCTTCCACGTAATCCGTGCAAGTTTTACACGGCGCATTTAGCAACAACAGAACTTTTAGTTTAATGAGGCAAATGTAGAAGATGAACAGAATCTGTCTCGTCCACGACACTAATCAGAAACGTATTGTCTTTAATTAAGCAGCAAGACTGTGCAAAGAGGAGCGACGGCAGGTCAGGACAAAGCTGTCGAGTATGTTTGATTCACTTCATGTGGATCCCTTATCAGGAAACACGTTGAAACAAGCAGGCCACGGAGCACAAAAAAAGTTCCTGATGGTGTTTAGAACTCTCTGGTAGAGTTAAATCCAGCGATCCAACCGGAAAAGAAGGTGCTGGTTTACTGTATTTATGGACATttggtttattttcctttttcgtTTCCATGAAAAGTTTCATCAGGCTGCTGTGTTCGTGTCACATCAGGTCTGAATGTTTAAGTCAATAAAACGTTTCTTGAGTTGCCATCATGCCTTTTCTTCCCAAATGTGCGGGTGGGAACATTTTCTCCATTGTCTGCACGTGGAACTGCACTCGGGTTTCTCTTTTCCCAGTGCCTGGCTGGGCCCATGTGTTTCCATCCATCACACTGTCACACTGTTGTGTCAGTTTTCAGGGCTGTTTTTCCAGCTGCCATCCAATGACCTTCCTGAAGCAGATTCCGGATTCTGCAAAGCCGTCTCCCGCCAGCTAAGACTTCCAGTCATGCAGGCCGCCGAGAAGCTTTTGGCATTTCTCTTAAGCtttgatggggggaaaaaaaataaatgatagaGTCGAGTATTTACATCCTTCCTGTTTATCTCACGCTCCGGCCACCATCTGCATGTCTCGGAGCCATGTTAtggttctgctggagctgcgGCTTCCAGCTGAACACAGAGCTGCGTGGAAGTCATCCAGCATCCGCATTTACACGCTCGCGCTAGATTACAAGCATCAGTCGGCTGTGTTTATGTCTAAAGCGGGAGAGGAGGATTGGAAAACGCGTGAGAGGACGCGCCTGCAGCACCATATAGATGAGCAAATGTTTCTGATTCGGTTGTGAAGAAACCTAAATGTGACTGttacacaaacattaaaatgtttaaatcaagGCAGATGGTCGTGTTTGGAGCGGAGCTGAGATGCTCTATAGCTTGAAATTTAATTAGAATATGAAGATTGCACCTAAAACTTTTGGATAAGAATTGGTGAAAATGTTGGGAAATGACTCCTCTTGGCTCACATGCATGAAGTTTCTTCCACTGGAACAATTAAAACCATCATTTAATTGTCACCTTAGGATCACGTTTAAAGAGGACAAATTCAGgtcaatggggggggggatgatctCCTTCAGACGTGTGGCCCTGAATGCATCACCGAATCACTTCCATCTCAAGCAGCTTCTAAACAGATGCGTCACTGGAGCAACGGTCTCGACTGCAACAGTGAATCAGCTAAATTCTAGAGATttatgaagaaaagaaaaagagtttcAGCTTCCACCTGCTTGATCTGTGACTAACAGTGACTCATTCTTACAAAAATCCGCTTTGGAGCATTTCTGCGTTATGATCTGCTGGAGTCTTTAAGCCATAAAATCGTCACTGTAAAATGACTCATATTAGTGCTATTGAAAGTTTCACAATATGTCCCAATAACAGATGGCGAGTTTAAAGAATCCAGAGGAACTCGGGAGTTTACTCATTGAGCTGCCTCATCAGATGTATTTCTTaatctttttttccattaacaaaaataacaaaaaaagagCATCAACGAATAAATAAAACTCTATACTATATGTacgataaataaaaaaaatgttgacagCTATCGTATTCTAAAATAAGCAAATGAAAAGGTTTTGTTTAATGAAATAGTTTTGCAAATAATAGTATTGACTTAGATTTCCGAGTTAAAGTCCCACTTATTTACGTGGTTGTGTAAATTAATGtttggcgccccctgctggtcacatTCTGCCCTGAGCGAAAAGGATAAAACCCATTATTTTAAAGAATTACACAGCAGAAACCAAATGCACCGAAATGTGATGTTCTGGAACAACATCAGTCGAAGCAAACAAGCAGTGAGTGAAAGCTCTGCAGCAGGCAGAAATACTGCATTAACGGTGGAAAAAGACGTCAATATTACAGTAATCCATTTCTAATATTATCCATCCATTCTGTTGTGCGAAGCCTGATGAGAACATTTGCTTCAACTCGGCATATTTCATGGCAGCAGCCTGGAGCCGAGGCTCAGATAGGATTCACTGAAAGTAACTGTGGGTAATGTTATATTCATCTCATATTATTATAGCAAGATCATtcattttaatgtaattaatcCTGGAAAAGCCATTTGCATTATGCctgggaagtttttttttttttttctaaaattgtcatcatcaccatcctgcAGATGAACCAATAGCCGCCTGCTCTGACCGCTGGGGTCAAACTGCAGAAGCTGTAAAGAGGGTCAGTCATCCATCGCTGGACATTATTGGATCTCGACTCTTCTGAAGAATTTTTATGCAAATGCATAGATGGGTTTCTCCCCCAGTCTTGTTAGTATCTGGTCTGAGGGAGTAAAAGCAGCCTAAGATGATGATCCATATCGTGGCATTTATCCGCCTGGCATCAGAGAGATGAAGAACATCTTGCAACATTTTCCAAATCAGGTTCAACGCGTCTCAAAGCAGCTTTTGCTTGTGTTCCCAAGCCACCAGAGGTCAGAGttgcagagagctgcagccccCGCTGGCGCGCACCCACTGATAATGTGTTGGAAATTGAAATGAGGCACTCTGACATGGATGAAGACGAGTTTGCAGACATAATCATCTCACCCGCACTCCAGCGTGGCAGAGGGGAGCGGGGGTGAAGAGGCAGATCGTCTGCATGTTTGCTCAAATCTTAATTTAGTGCCGGACTCTCAACTTTCCAGGAGAGCTCAGGGATTAAAAAGGTCTTTAAtaaaagagcaggaggaggaggtgggggaggaagaaCTGTGTTTATCCCACACCAATTTCCAAAAGAgcggtcaccatgacaaccaggcATACAGGACATAATCAAACCAAGCCGAGCTTATCAATCACTTCGGCATCAGCGGCAGTGATGAGCTCACAGATAAGAGAACCAATCACGGACGTCCCTGCATGTGCGGGAGCAAGGACACGTCGCCGTGCACGCCCGCAGGGGGCTGGAATCAAATTATTTATCTCCATATCCCGAGATCGACCACTCGGCATCCGAGGCCAGCGCTTGGAAAGTCAACCGCTGTCAGCCTACAACCAAAACACAACTAAGAGGCGGATCAATGCGCCGGACTGATGGAGTCAACAAACACGGGCGTCAGagtgatgggagaggagagcagcaggagggaggCTGTGGAGACATTTCCAGTCACATCCAGTCCAATTGTTTCCCAGTGCAGGAGATctgggaaataaaaacagcaatatTCTTCTGCGTTCCGAGTCTGAGCCGAAGGACGGAAGAACAAACCAGCGACGGGGGACGGACAGGTCAGGTACGGGGGCAGCTCAAGCTCAGGCTACAAAGGACTCATCCAGTTCTGGATTAGCCTACATCAAAtgggaaaggaaaaataaatgctgCGGATGTGGAAGTTATAGATGCCAAAAATAGAACATGCGGCGTAAAATAGGACTTAAATCAATGAGGCGGCCTAAATGCTCTTAGTTACATCCCATAAGCGGTTGAAGGCAGTTGCTGCTCACATGTAGGCAGCTGAATCTTTAAGAGTGCAGCAAACCTGGAGGGACATGGAAGCAGAGCTGTATTTAACCTCAGGAGGTTAAATACTTCTCCCAGCGCGCctgcacttttccagctctgcacTTGTCAGCAGCTCTAGAGGAAGAACAGCATCAGCCTCTCTGTAGTTCTTCCTCCACATTTATATTCTTTCCTCGATGTttttcctttcccccccccaatcccATTGTCGAGGAGGCACTGGAGCACATCGCAGCACGGTCTAACATGACGGTTGGGAGACGGTTCGGACGTGCTGCCAGTCGATCACAGTCTCCATTTTGAACtggacaaaaaaggaaacaacaaaagGGGGGAAATACATGCGATCAGGTGTGGGATTAATGGCTTTGGCCAGGAAATATTTCTGTCCAGTGAGGATTTAGAAGCTTTAGACCAGCCATAAATCcccaaatatattaaaaaaaaggggggaaaaaagttgtTTGCAACGTTTAATCTGAGTCCTGGCTTTTCTCTTTATGATTTACACTTGTATTGATATTTGCTTTGGGAAGAAACATGCCGGAATTCTTTGAAAATATTGTATAAACATTCTCCAGGAATAATCATTTCCCACAATTGGCTGCAAACCATTTTCTTAGCAAACCTGCCATTTCTTCAGTCACAATAATGACTTTAATTTGTGAACCAGACGGAGCCCTGGAATCGTCCACCGTCTTCTGATGCCTGCAACCATGCTGGACAAAACCACTCCCAGTCAACCATCTGTgggtaaataaaataaataattcccGCTGCTGATGCAGGAACAAGCACAGATTATTCAGGACACAGTCTCGGGGGACGCAGAGCTCTAAAGGACAAGAAAAGACCTGACCTTTTCTGAATATACAAGACAAGAGAGgccagacagacacaaaccctTTTATTCCCACAAATTAATAAAATCAGTCTAATAACAGGAGGCAGCTCATGAGccacagcaaaaataaatacatgtgGCAGGATCAACATCAGGAGATCCTGGGCGTCTGCCAGACGCAGGGATCAATATCCATTAACACCATCATGGATGCCGCCAGAGGACAGCGGGGGATCTGAGGCTCTGCAGAGTATTTCACCCTAATGGGAGGTGGATGGGAGCTTTAGTCACACGGAGAGCATCTCTCCTTGTTGCTGCGAGCGCAGCACGCTGACTGACAATGTCATTAGTGTTCCGTGTATGTAAACACATCCAGCAGCCCGGAGAATCTGGGTCATTTTCTGActgggaggagatgagaggaggagatgagaggaggagctgtCTGGAGGCGCGCCGAGCCACCGATGCATGCGTGCATTAGGATGTCAAGAAAGACTCGGCGCCTTAATCCACACGCGCCTCTTTCATCCCTTTGCTGAATCAAGCCAGCGCGCCTCCAGTGGCGGCGGAATCCTCCGAGATGCGCAGGTAGTGAagcggggtggggtggggggggcaggtaaaCACTTGTAATCTCCTGCTCCACTTCTCTCCGAGGACACCGCGTCCCCTAAAAGTCCGAGGTTTCCATTCAGGATGCGCGGACCTCGGCGTGGCGCGGTAACGAGTCCGCTCCACGCGGGGCGAGAGAGGCTCCTGCGGATTTGCTGAGGTTGACATTTTGAGCCTTTTCAAACGTGCCCTTCAGGCGGTGAAGCCTGGCAGGGCGTTAAGAATGTCAGGCGACGTCTTCTCTCAGACCCATTTAACAATCAGTTAAATAAGTCAGGAGCCTTTGGCCTGAATGACAACGTCACGCTGCAATGCCAATACAAAAGGCCGCCTAATATCCTGTGTAATTCCTTATCGTGCCAAATGAGTCCACTCTCTCAGGTTGAAGCGCTGATAACATTAACAGTGCAGCTCAGGAGCCCTTTGTGGCTTCTGTTCCTCCTCTGGGGCCCAGGAACCATCGCTCATATTCAGGATTATTTCAATTATAACAACCAGGGGAATTTGATAATTGTGGTATGTTCGCTCAGTCGAGTAATATTGTTCAACAACATCAAAACATTCTGCGTATGGATTAAATTCTGAAGATTGGGCTCCGAAGCTTCAGACGCTGTTTTCCCTGGGTAGGTTTTCATAAAAAGCAACATATTCGCTCTCCCCTCTATTGCCTTTTCATCCCATTTCCCCCAGAAGAGCCTCTGCTTTGTGCATTCGAGGTGATTTGTCTATTTGTGCTCCGATGCCGACGGTAGATGATTACCTCGCCTGATTTATTTTCGCCCAAACGACCAGGGATGGATACCAAATTACAAAAGCAAAGGCCCGCCACATTTCTTGACTTCAGCAGGTTTGAGTTTCCATTAAAGGATTACGGAAGCGGCGCCCTTAAATTTGTAACGACACAAACGATTCCATCAAGAGGACTTACGATAAGCTCCTGCACAAAAGTGGGCTTTTGAAATGCCAAATGCCAGGaaaac
This window harbors:
- the LOC105417492 gene encoding LRRN4 C-terminal-like protein, which codes for MMAASPGLPLPLTIVCLVFIRGLSFLPTTPGHTRAHWLSSEDYSQYGDDVTTVLPSMPAPDGGPLKPCDYKPCLENQVPCSQLAASTRCLCPGFTLHSEVPDAPDLRTVSWNGSEVVVRWCAPYSYVTAYHVTIGGQERRKFGKDQRSGGVGKVEDVSMVCLVAVNDAGKSQASCKMYQYRHSSLSLRAGLIGGALGLLLLILLLVLLWRYKRQRKQQASITMHNIAATQ